The Georgenia faecalis genome includes a window with the following:
- a CDS encoding SDR family NAD(P)-dependent oxidoreductase — translation MARRGTALVTGATSGIGLEIAWALAAGHHHLVLVARDADRLEALAAQLRAAAAIEVEVLPADLADRRALDRVAERLRSTERPVDLLVNNAGFALRQRFVGGDIGREEGALDVMVRAVMVLSHAATGAMVARGRGAVLNVSSVAALTTMGTYAAHKAWVRTFTESLAAELAGTGVTATVLCPGLVHTEFHSRAQMRTDAWPELAWIDAARVAEAALAGVRRGAVVVTPSLRYRAVSAFLRLAPRAVVRSAAGPRRRGPSLATGTPAAPDAGADSLPA, via the coding sequence ATGGCACGCAGAGGAACAGCGCTCGTCACCGGTGCGACGTCGGGCATCGGGCTGGAGATCGCCTGGGCGCTCGCGGCCGGGCACCACCACCTCGTCCTCGTCGCGCGCGACGCCGACCGGCTCGAGGCGCTCGCCGCCCAGCTCCGGGCCGCGGCGGCGATCGAGGTCGAGGTGCTGCCCGCGGACCTTGCCGACCGGCGGGCGCTCGACCGCGTGGCCGAGCGCCTGCGCAGCACGGAGCGCCCGGTCGACCTCCTCGTCAACAACGCGGGCTTCGCGCTGCGCCAGCGCTTCGTCGGCGGCGACATCGGCCGGGAGGAGGGCGCCCTGGACGTCATGGTGCGCGCCGTCATGGTCCTCAGCCACGCCGCCACGGGCGCCATGGTGGCGCGCGGTCGCGGCGCCGTGCTCAACGTCTCCTCCGTCGCGGCCCTCACCACCATGGGCACCTACGCCGCCCACAAGGCCTGGGTGCGGACCTTCACCGAGTCCCTGGCCGCCGAGCTCGCCGGGACCGGCGTCACCGCGACGGTGCTGTGCCCGGGCCTCGTGCACACGGAGTTCCACTCCCGCGCCCAGATGCGCACCGACGCCTGGCCCGAGCTCGCCTGGATCGACGCCGCCCGGGTCGCCGAGGCCGCCCTCGCCGGGGTGCGGCGCGGGGCCGTCGTCGTCACGCCCTCGCTGCGCTACCGCGCCGTCTCCGCGTTCCTCCGCCTCGCCCCGCGGGCCGTGGTGCGCTCGGCGGCCGGGCCGCGGCGGCGGGGGCCGTCGCTGGCCACGGGCACCCCGGCCGCTCCCGACGCCGGAGCCGATAGCCTGCCCGCGTGA
- a CDS encoding exodeoxyribonuclease III: protein MRLATWNVNSIRTRVDRVVAFLERSGTDVLAMQETKCRDDQFPLAAFTAAGYEVAHHGLSQWNGVAVASRVGLSDVEVGFPDMPTWGDPPAAEARALGVSVAGVRVWSLYVPNGRELTDPHYVYKLDWLAALRTAAAEQLVRDPGAQVALVGDWNIAPRDEDVWDMTAFAGSTHVSGPERAAFAALLDAGYTEVTRPYTPGAYSYWDYQRLRFPRNEGMRIDLALASPALAARVRGAHIDRDERKGKGASDHVPVVVDLD from the coding sequence ATGCGCCTGGCGACCTGGAACGTGAACTCGATCCGTACGAGGGTGGACCGGGTGGTGGCGTTCCTCGAGCGCTCCGGCACCGACGTCCTCGCCATGCAGGAGACGAAGTGCCGGGACGACCAGTTCCCGCTCGCCGCCTTCACCGCCGCCGGCTACGAGGTGGCGCACCACGGGCTGAGCCAGTGGAACGGCGTCGCCGTCGCCTCCCGGGTGGGCCTGTCCGACGTCGAGGTCGGCTTCCCGGACATGCCCACGTGGGGCGACCCGCCGGCCGCGGAGGCGCGGGCGCTGGGGGTGAGCGTCGCCGGCGTGCGGGTGTGGAGCCTGTACGTCCCCAACGGCCGCGAGCTTACCGACCCGCACTACGTCTACAAGCTCGACTGGCTGGCGGCCCTGCGGACCGCCGCCGCCGAGCAGCTCGTGCGGGACCCGGGGGCGCAGGTGGCCCTCGTCGGCGACTGGAACATCGCCCCGCGGGACGAGGACGTGTGGGACATGACCGCCTTCGCGGGCTCGACGCACGTCTCGGGCCCCGAGCGCGCGGCCTTCGCCGCCCTGCTCGACGCGGGCTACACCGAGGTGACCCGCCCCTACACGCCGGGCGCGTACTCCTACTGGGACTACCAGCGCCTGCGGTTCCCCCGCAACGAGGGGATGCGGATCGACCTCGCCCTCGCCTCCCCCGCGCTGGCGGCGCGGGTGCGCGGGGCGCACATCGACCGGGACGAGCGCAAGGGCAAGGGCGCGAGCGACCACGTGCCCGTCGTCGTCGACCTCGACTGA